From the genome of Gryllotalpicola protaetiae:
AGCACGGCTCGCACCTGTTCCCCCGGGGCCGCGATGCGCAGGTCGCCGGCTTGCTGGCGGGCCGCCTTGAGACCGGCGATGAGCGCGCCGAGCCCCGAGGAATCGATGAAGTCGACAGCATGCAGATCGACCACGATGTGAGCCTTGCCGCCCGCGACAAGATCGTCGATCCGCGCCTTGAGCGGCGGCGCCGACACCAGGTTGAACTTGCCTTCGGGCGCGAGCACCACGAACGCGCCCTGGTC
Proteins encoded in this window:
- a CDS encoding STAS domain-containing protein translates to MTNFEEADQGAFVVLAPEGKFNLVSAPPLKARIDDLVAGGKAHIVVDLHAVDFIDSSGLGALIAGLKAARQQAGDLRIAAPGEQVRAVLKLTNLDRILVPFATVDEAGHDW